The following are from one region of the Hyla sarda isolate aHylSar1 chromosome 6, aHylSar1.hap1, whole genome shotgun sequence genome:
- the LOC130277643 gene encoding protein spinster homolog 1-like encodes MASPQDPLLKEEEEAMEDHSDMDVEKGDIPERQKLPSLSVMSTARSIITVVILAFVNLLIYANRSSVAGVLPYIQKAYDTNASLSGLLNTLFIGSYVLVAPIAGYLGDHCNKKYTVCAGVIVWLSMTLILSFIPDGYFLLFLLTSGLVGAGEATFCTIAPSIIADLFTSDQRTRMLNVFYSVIPVGCGLGYIIGPKVTDAARGDWHWAFRVTPGLGLIAVALMILVTKKLPRTTTNGKKNNKSQKFAKWATDLKKLFKNRSFMLTTMGSTAVSFIVGAIGVWGPSYLTHARTLLQEKDPCRAEPCDYHDILIFGVVTVVSGILGVVAGTEISKRYRKSNPRADPLVCGCAMMLSTPFLLLALTFGNISLVATNIFIFIGETLLSVNFTLISDIILKVVTPWRRSSALAVQMTIYHLLGDAGSPYLIGLISDTYERGYAKSPLLKYRSLEYALMTCTIMAVIGGAFFMATALYIERDEKEAQMESEPPSSSSISLLPADEDRASD; translated from the coding sequence atggcctctccacaagacccattgctgaaggaggaggaagaagcaatggaggaccatagtgatatggatgtagaaaagggcgatatccctgagaggcagaaattgccatctctaagcgtgatgtccaccgcacgttccatcatcaccgtagtgatcctcgcctttgttaatttgctcatctatgcaaatcgctccagcgtggcaggggtgctgccttatatacagaaagcatatgacaccaatgctagtctgtccggcttattgaatacattgttcattggaagctacgtgctggtcgcaccaattgcgggatatttgggcgaccactgtaataagaaatatactgtttgcgcaggagtcatcgtttggctgagcatgacacttatcctgtcattcatccctgacgggtacttcctgctcttcctgctgacgagtggactggttggagccggagaggcgactttctgcaccatcgccccctccatcattgcagacctttttacaagtgaccagcggacccgcatgctgaacgtgttttactccgtcatacctgtaggctgcggactaggatacatcatcgggcccaaagtgactgatgcagcaaggggtgattggcactgggcatttcgggtcacccctggcctgggcctcatagctgtggctttgatgattttggtcacaaagaagcttccaagaacgactacaaacgggaagaagaacaacaaatcccagaagtttgccaaatgggcgacagatctgaaaaaactatttaaaaatcgtagcttcatgttaaccaccatgggatcgacggctgtatccttcatagtgggagccataggtgtatggggtccgtcatacctgacccatgcacgaacactcctacaagagaaggacccttgccgtgctgaaccgtgcgactatcacgacatcctaatatttggtgtggttacagtcgtttccggcattctgggagttgtagcagggacggagataagtaaaagatatcgcaaatccaacccacgggcggacccgcttgtgtgtggatgcgcgatgatgctctccaccccttttcttctgttggcattgacttttggcaacatcagcctcgttgccaccaacatcttcatcttcatcggagaaacgcttctgtcagtaaatttcaccctcatatctgacattatactaaaagtagtaactccgtggaggagatcttcagccctggccgtgcagatgacaatctatcacctcctaggtgacgccggcagcccgtacctcatcggcctcatatctgacacctacgaacgaggatatgccaaatcccctcttctgaaataccgcagcctggagtatgccctcatgacctgcaccataatggcagtcatcggaggggccttcttcatggccacggccctatatatagagagggacgaaaaagaagcacagatggaatcagaacctccgtcatcctcctccatctcactgcttcctgccgatgaggaccgcgcttcagactga